A genomic window from Methanobacterium sp. BRmetb2 includes:
- the queC gene encoding 7-cyano-7-deazaguanine synthase QueC, with the protein MGKSKEKAISVLSGGLDSAVATSFYKDRYDIHALTFNYGQKSAEMEISSAKAICDELGIDHTVIDLPWMGKISGSALTSSKEIPELEMSQLDDEELCNETAGLVWVPGRNIVFTAIATAYAEAENAKKIIVGWDYEEAITFPDNSKEFLEAFNHLLLIGSPEEIEIKAPLIKSNKKEIVEIGKDIGAPLHLSYSCYLGDELHCGVCESCMRRRRAFEQAEIQDETKYSN; encoded by the coding sequence ATGGGAAAATCAAAAGAAAAGGCAATAAGTGTTTTATCTGGAGGACTGGATTCAGCAGTGGCCACGTCCTTCTACAAGGATCGTTACGATATACATGCATTAACCTTTAACTATGGACAGAAAAGTGCTGAAATGGAGATTTCATCTGCTAAAGCAATCTGTGACGAATTAGGTATTGATCATACGGTTATTGATCTTCCCTGGATGGGTAAAATTAGTGGATCAGCCTTAACTTCCTCTAAAGAAATACCAGAACTGGAAATGAGCCAGTTAGATGATGAAGAATTATGTAACGAAACTGCGGGTCTGGTATGGGTCCCTGGCCGAAACATCGTATTTACTGCAATAGCAACTGCTTATGCTGAAGCAGAAAATGCTAAAAAAATTATAGTTGGTTGGGATTATGAGGAAGCCATAACTTTTCCTGATAATTCAAAGGAATTTCTGGAAGCCTTTAACCACCTTTTATTAATAGGTTCACCTGAAGAAATAGAGATTAAAGCCCCTTTAATAAAAAGTAACAAAAAAGAAATTGTTGAAATCGGAAAAGATATTGGGGCGCCCCTACATTTGAGTTATTCCTGTTACCTTGGGGATGAACTTCATTGCGGTGTATGTGAATCTTGTATGAGACGTAGAAGAGCCTTTGAACAGGCTGAAATTCAAGATGAAACAAAATACTCTAATTGA
- a CDS encoding TIGR00299 family protein, protein MVVIFDPQNSGISGNMVVGAMINLGAEPDITADLMEYAGSYFGDVTVNIKETKKSGILATFAEVKCTDREPVRYNDFIKKFDKIEHENISKDVLNFSKKVFKTLALAESKVHGKTLDKIHFHEVGAADAVADVIGTAYCFHSLGLHSKRVLSVPVALGGGRIKSMHGSLTVPAPATIEILKGVPVMGGPVNFELTTPTGAALLVNMVDEFCTNYPLVINRKIGYGAGRMDLEIPNILRILMADSTVPTDKISILETNLDNVTGEVLGHVFDRLLDEGALDVSLISTIMKKNRPGHILRVISKPEDCDRLSEVIFRETGTLGVRVLPYVHRNILKRKIIPINLDINGVTRMIHVKVGIIGDEIINYSPEYEDAKLISSELKVPLKIVMKKAEEVFKRYVNSGKLS, encoded by the coding sequence ATGGTGGTTATATTTGACCCTCAAAACTCAGGAATATCTGGAAACATGGTTGTGGGGGCCATGATCAATTTAGGGGCAGAACCAGATATTACAGCAGATTTGATGGAATATGCTGGATCTTATTTTGGAGATGTCACTGTAAATATAAAAGAAACAAAAAAATCAGGCATTCTGGCAACATTTGCGGAAGTTAAATGCACGGACAGGGAACCTGTTAGATATAACGATTTTATTAAAAAATTTGACAAAATTGAGCATGAGAACATCAGTAAAGATGTTTTAAATTTTTCTAAAAAAGTTTTTAAAACACTGGCTCTTGCTGAATCAAAAGTACACGGTAAAACTCTGGATAAAATACATTTTCATGAAGTAGGTGCTGCTGATGCAGTTGCTGATGTTATAGGAACAGCTTACTGTTTCCATAGTTTAGGGTTACACTCAAAAAGAGTTTTAAGCGTGCCTGTAGCTTTAGGGGGAGGCAGAATTAAAAGTATGCACGGTTCTTTAACTGTCCCTGCTCCGGCCACCATTGAAATTTTAAAGGGAGTTCCAGTAATGGGGGGTCCAGTTAATTTTGAATTAACAACCCCTACTGGGGCGGCCTTACTTGTAAATATGGTGGATGAATTCTGCACCAACTATCCCCTAGTAATAAATCGGAAAATTGGTTATGGGGCAGGAAGAATGGATCTGGAAATCCCAAATATTTTAAGGATATTAATGGCAGACTCAACGGTTCCCACCGATAAGATATCCATACTGGAAACTAATCTAGATAATGTTACCGGCGAAGTTCTAGGACATGTATTTGACAGACTTTTAGATGAAGGAGCACTGGATGTATCTTTAATATCTACCATAATGAAAAAAAATCGGCCGGGACACATTTTAAGAGTAATATCAAAACCAGAAGATTGTGATAGGTTATCAGAGGTTATTTTCAGGGAAACTGGGACTCTGGGGGTACGTGTTTTACCATATGTACATAGAAATATCCTGAAAAGGAAGATCATACCTATTAATCTGGATATAAATGGCGTCACCAGAATGATCCATGTAAAAGTGGGCATTATTGGAGATGAGATTATTAATTACAGCCCGGAATATGAAGATGCAAAATTAATCTCCAGCGAACTCAAAGTTCCCTTAAAAATTGTGATGAAAAAGGCTGAAGAAGTTTTTAAGCGGTATGTTAATAGTGGGAAATTATCATAA